Proteins encoded in a region of the Scomber scombrus chromosome 16, fScoSco1.1, whole genome shotgun sequence genome:
- the pdk4 gene encoding pyruvate dehydrogenase kinase, isozyme 4 produces MKFAQFLLKNSSVAGIPKQVERFSKFSPSPLSMKQFIDFGSANACEKTSFVFLRQELPVRLANIMKEIDFLPDKLLSTPSLKLLTSWYSQSLLELIEFLERDPDDKDVLTSFTNTLVNVRNRHNNVVPTMAQGVVEYKEAFGVDPVTNQNVQYFLDRFYMSRISTRMLMNQHTLIFDGSANPAHPKHIGGIDPSCDVVEVVKDAYETSKMLCEQYYLASPHMEIIEVNSKNPGQPLHIVYVPSHLYHMLFELFKNAMRATVETHETSPELPPIKVRVSLGTEDLTIKMSDRGGGVPLRKIERLFSYMYSTAPSPVHSDNSRNAPLAGFGYGLPISRLYAKYFQGDLQLYSMEGYGTSAVIYLKALSSESVERLPVFNKSALRHYQTSTEADDWCMPSKDPKKLGKYERIP; encoded by the exons atgaAGTTCGCTCAGTTTTTGCTGAAAAACAGCTCAGTAGCTGGGATCCCGAAACAAGTGGAGAGGTTTTCCAAGTTTTCCCCTTCTCCATTATCCATGAAGCAGTTCATTGACTTTG GCTCGGCCAATGCATGTGAGAAGACCTCCTTTGTGTTCCTACGGCAGGAGCTTCCTGTCAGACTGGCCAACATCATGAAGGAAATTGATTTCCTCCCTGACAAGCTCCTCAGCACTCCTTCCTTAAAGCTCCTTACCAGCTG GTATTCACAGAGTTTGTTGGAGCTTATAGAATTTTTAGAGAGAGATCCAGATGATAAGGATGTCCTGACAAG CTTTACAAACACTCTGGTTAATGTCCGTAATCGGCACAACAACGTAGTGCCCACCATGGCTCAGGGTGTGGTGGAGTACAAGGAGGCCTTTGGTGTGGACCCCGTCACCAACCAGAACGTCCAGTACTTCCTGGACCGCTTCTACATGAGCCGCATCTCCACACGCATGCTCATGAACCAGCACA CATTAATCTTCGACGGCAGTGCGAACCCAGCCCATCCCAAACATATTGGAGGCATTGATCCCAGCTGTGACGTCGTGGAGGTAGTAAAAG ATGCATATGAGACTTCAAAGATGCTGTGTGAGCAGTATTACCTGGCCTCTCCTCACATGGAGATCATAGAAGTAAATT ccAAAAACCCTGGCCAGCCCCTCCACATTGTCTATGTTCCATCCCACCTCTACCATATGCTGTTTGAGCTATTCAAG AACGCCATGAGAGCAACAGTAGAGACACATGAGACGAGCCCGGAATTGCCCCCGATCAAAGTACGAGTTTCACTGGGCACCGAAGACCTCACTATCAAG ATGTCTGACAGAGGAGGTGGAGTCCCTCTGAGGAAGATCGAGCGCCTATTCAGCTACATGTACTCCACAGCTCCCAGTCCTGTCCATTCAGACAACTCTCGTAACGCGCCTCTG gcTGGTTTTGGCTACGGCCTGCCCATCTCCCGTTTGTATGCCAAGTATTTCCAGGGAGACTTGCAGCTCTACTCTATGGAGGGATATGGCACCTCAGCTGTCATATACTTGAAG GCGCTGTCCTCAGAATcagtggagagacttcctgttTTCAACAAGTCGGCCTTACGGCATTACCAGACCAGCACAGAGGCTGATGACTGGTGCATGCCCAGTAAGGATCCAAAGAAACTGGGCAAGTATGAGAGGATTCCCTGA
- the asb4 gene encoding ankyrin repeat and SOCS box protein 4, translating to MEELSPRQLAVKQLKQCFLEALKANNAQEVLKILHTSNLDIDTVLEVEDPSMVLASYKQGYWLPGYKLEHSWAMGIHVSVMYNAVETALVLLQEGAAIDRMPNGKTPLHVACDVSHSECVAVLLAHGSKVNSLSLSGHTALHYCITKESVDCAKQLILKGAKVNMPSQNNEEDTPLHTASKFGVPELVALYLAHRASVDAVNSLQETPLMTAAFWAFNAKEQTFSQDHHLVCRLLLDHKADPNLQEEDNKTALHKAAWNCDHVLMQMLLEAGADSRGMDINGCAPIQYLLKVTDVRPMAIPELCYQLLLNYNAARVYPPQFDKVLKSCHDYPGVIEIMVNSYEHLKPTNKWRAAIPDDCYKRHKGFYDSLFAVCTNTPRSLLHLARCAIRAGLGGFCDRGVAQLPLPSTIKKYVLLNPEGILY from the exons ATGGAGGAGCTGAGCCCCAGACAACTAGCTGTCAAGCAGCTGAAGCAATGCTTCCTGGAGGCCTTAAAGGCCAATAATGCCCAGGAGGTCCTCAAGATTCTCCACACCAGCAACTTAGACATTGACACTGTGCTGGAGGTGGAGGACCCCAGCATGGTTCTGGCCTCATACAAACAAG GATATTGGCTGCCAGGCTACAAACTGGAGCATTCCTGGGCGATGGGTATTCATGTATCTGTGATGTACAATGCTGTGGAAACAGCACTGGTGCTCCTTCAGGAAGGTGCAGCCATCGACCGTATGCCCAATGGGAAGACGCCACTGCATGTGGCCTGTGACGTCTCCCACAGCGAATGTGTGGCAGTGCTTTTAGCCCatgggtcaaaggtcaacagtCTATCGCTGAGCGGACACACAGCACTGCACTACTGCATCACCAAAGAGTCAGTGGACTGTGCCAAACAACTCATCCTTAAAG gtgcaaAAGTCAACATGCCCAGCCAGAACAATGAGGAGGACACACCGTTACATACTGCATCCAAATTTGGTGTCCCAGAGCTGGTGGCTCTCTATCTGGCCCACAGAGCATCTGTGGATGCAGTCAATTCACTCCAGGAGACGCCCCTGATGACTGCGGCTTTCTGGGCCTTTAATGCCAAAGAACAAACCTTCAGCCAAGATCACCATTTGGTCTGTCGTCTCCTTCTGGACCACAAAGCAG ATCCCAATCTCCAAGAAGAAGACAATAAAACAGCTCTTCACAAGGCAGCCTGGAACTGTGATCACGTCCTGATGCAGATGTTGCTGGAGGCAGGAGCAGATTCACGAGGCATGGACATCAATGGCTGCGCTCCCATTCAGTATCTCCTCAAAGTGACTGATGTGAGGCCTATGGCCATACCTGAGCTGTGCTATCAGCTTCTGCTCAACTACAATGCAGCACGGGTCTACCCACCTCAGTTCGACAAG GTGTTGAAGTCCTGCCATGACTACCCAGGAGTAATAGAAATCATGGTGAACTCTTACGAACATTTAAAGCCCACAAATAAGTGGAGAGCTGCCATTCCTGATGACTGCTACAAG CGACATAAAGGATTCTATGACTCTCTGTTTGCCGTTTGCACCAACACTCCTCGCAGCCTGCTTCACCTGGCCAGATGTGCCATCAGAGCTGGCCTGGGTGGCTTCTGTGACAGAGGTGTAGCACAGCTCCCTCTGCCATCAACTATTAAGAAATATGTATTACTGAACCCTGAGGGGATATTGTACTGA